The Trueperaceae bacterium DNA window GAGGCCCTCGAGCTGTTCGCCTCCTTCTACCGGTCGCCGGCGCCATGGCGCGAGCTGATGGCGGAGCTCGGCCTCGAGGACCAGCGGAACACCCCGTTCGCGAAGCTCTCGGGCGGCCAGCGTCAGCGGCTGTCGATCGCCGTGGCGCTACTCGGGCGTCCCCGGGTGGCGATCCTCGACGAGCTGACGACCGGCCTCGACCCCAACGCCAGGCGGCAGACCTGGGGCCTGGTCGAGCGCCTCAAGGGGCGCGGCGTCACCGTCGTCCTCGTGACCCACTTCATGGAGGAGGCCGAGCGCCTCGCCGACCGCGTGGCGCTGGTCGACGCGGGTCGCCTCGTCGCGCTCGACACGCCGGCGGGCCTCGTCGCCTCCGCTGTGGCTCCGCAGGTGATGCGCTTCAGGCCCGGCGCGCCCCTCGAACTCGAGGAGCTGCGCGGGCTGCCGGGCGTCCGCTCGGTGGCCCGCGACGGCGAGCGCGTCGTGGTCTCGGGCGGCGGCGAGGTCGTCCACGCCGTGACCTCGCTGCTGGCCACCCGTCAGGTCATCGCACACGAGCTGCGCGTCGAGCAGGCTACTCTCGACGACGCCTTCATCGCGCTGACCGGCCGTCGGCTCGAGCCAGCGGCCGCCACGGAGGCATGAGATGACAGCGCTGCTGACCATCACCAGGACCGAGGCCAAGCTCTTCGCGCGCGAGCCGCTCGCGCTGTTCTTCGGGCTGGTCTTCCCCTCGCTGCTGCTCCTCGTCATCGGCGCCGTCGTC harbors:
- a CDS encoding ABC transporter ATP-binding protein, producing the protein MTMITVQGLTKRYGDRTVVDDVSFAVEEGETFGLLGPNGAGKTTIVETVAGLRRPDAGTVRVAGLDPVADADAVKEVLGVQLQESRFPDRLRVAEALELFASFYRSPAPWRELMAELGLEDQRNTPFAKLSGGQRQRLSIAVALLGRPRVAILDELTTGLDPNARRQTWGLVERLKGRGVTVVLVTHFMEEAERLADRVALVDAGRLVALDTPAGLVASAVAPQVMRFRPGAPLELEELRGLPGVRSVARDGERVVVSGGGEVVHAVTSLLATRQVIAHELRVEQATLDDAFIALTGRRLEPAAATEA